A section of the Micropterus dolomieu isolate WLL.071019.BEF.003 ecotype Adirondacks unplaced genomic scaffold, ASM2129224v1 contig_13843, whole genome shotgun sequence genome encodes:
- the LOC123966627 gene encoding olfactory receptor 6N1-like — MSNNSFTPGYFQLTLFTDSGPLRYLFFCLCLLIYMTIISANVVIILTVCLEKSLHQPMYMFLSCLCLNSLYGSAGFFPRFLMDILSDTHLISRASCFIQIYVIYTYVSCEMTILSIMAYDRFVAICQPLHYHSKMTFRMVRHLLIFALLYPAFEIGFIAYLTFRLPLCGNKLHRLLCSNWPVVRLSCVDTTLNSIVGQFVLITTIFIPLLFVLYTYLQILLVCRRNSSEFRGKALQTCLPHIVTFVTYSFSVFCEMSLSRFETDEINPIIAVVLSLEYLIIPPINNPLVYGLNLPQIKGVIFRFLKIHKMGPAAKM, encoded by the coding sequence ATGAGCAATAACAGCTTTACTCCTGGGTATTTTCAGCTGACTCTGTTTACAGACTCTGGGCCCCTCAGATATCtgttcttctgtctgtgtctgttgatCTACATGACTATAATCTCTGCTAACGTTGTCATTATTCTGACAGTCTGCCTGGAGAAGTCTCTGCATCAACCCATGTACAtgtttctctcctgtctgtgtttaaactCTCTGTACGGCTCAGCCGGCTTCTTCCCCAGGTTCCTGATGGACATTCTGTCTGACACTCATTTGATCTCACGTGCATCTTGTTTCATTCAGATATATGTTATTTACACCTACGTATCATGTGAAATGACCATCCTCAGCATCATGGCCTATGATAGATTTGTTGCTATTTGCCAGCCTTTACACTATCACAGCAAAATGACCTTTAGGATGGTGAGACATCTTCTGATTTTTGCTCTGCTCTACCCTGCATTTGAAATTGGCTTCATTGCTTATCTTACGTTTCGGTTGCCTTTGTGTGGAAATAAACTGCACAGGCTTTTATGTTCTAACTGGCCTGTGGTTCGGCTCTCCTGTGTGGACACAACTCTGAACAGCATAGTAGGTCAGTTTGTTTTGATAACAACCATCTTCATCCCCCTGCTCTTTGTCCTGTACACCTATCTACAGATTCTGCTTGTGTGCAGGAGAAACTCGTCTGAATTCAGAGGAAAGGCGTTACAAACCTGCCTGCCCCACATAGTGACATTTGTGACCTATTCGTTCTCTGTGTTCTGTGAGATGTCACTGAGTCGTTTTGAGACTGatgaaattaatccaatcaTTGCAGTTGTTTTATCTTTAGAGTATTTGATCATCCCCCCCATAAACAATCCTCTAGTTTATGGCCTGAATTTGCCTCAAATCAAAGGAgtgatatttagatttttgaagATACACAAAATGGGTCCTGctgccaaaatgtaa